One window of the Sphaerochaeta associata genome contains the following:
- a CDS encoding HpcH/HpaI aldolase family protein: MIGKNYNAVKAKLQQGGNVLAAWAQAASNITTEVLADAGMEAIIIDMEHSPVDLPTLVTQFQAMNGYPAVPFVRAPWNDFVMIKRILDAGAYGIIVPNIETVEEAKAAIAAVHYPLDGVRGVAASTRAAHFGNDPLSYFKKADDLVMLFLMIESPKGMENLDEILKLDGFDGIMVGPVDLATNLGFLGNAQAPQAKAALEEVEAKVLASDKYLMALGSDWEAAKAKFAKGAHIVTCMSDTLSLGALARANVQKYQELTT, from the coding sequence ATGATTGGAAAAAACTACAATGCTGTGAAGGCGAAGTTGCAGCAGGGTGGGAATGTGTTGGCGGCCTGGGCTCAGGCTGCCAGCAATATTACCACTGAAGTACTGGCGGATGCCGGCATGGAAGCCATCATCATTGACATGGAGCACTCTCCAGTCGATCTTCCCACCTTGGTGACACAGTTTCAGGCGATGAATGGATACCCCGCTGTCCCGTTTGTACGTGCTCCTTGGAATGACTTTGTGATGATCAAACGGATTCTGGATGCAGGGGCCTACGGCATCATCGTCCCCAATATCGAAACTGTTGAGGAAGCAAAGGCTGCCATTGCAGCGGTCCACTATCCCTTGGATGGGGTTCGCGGCGTAGCAGCCAGTACGAGAGCTGCCCACTTCGGCAATGATCCTCTTTCTTATTTCAAGAAAGCCGATGATTTGGTGATGCTTTTTCTCATGATTGAATCGCCGAAGGGTATGGAGAACCTTGATGAGATTCTCAAGCTCGACGGCTTCGACGGCATCATGGTAGGACCTGTTGATTTAGCAACCAACCTCGGCTTCTTGGGAAATGCCCAGGCGCCTCAGGCCAAGGCTGCACTTGAGGAAGTTGAGGCGAAAGTCCTGGCATCTGACAAGTACCTGATGGCGCTCGGTTCGGACTGGGAAGCCGCCAAGGCAAAGTTTGCAAAAGGGGCTCACATCGTTACCTGTATGAGTGATACGCTTTCACTTGGAGCTCTTGCTCGGGCGAATGTACAGAAGTATCAGGAACTTACTACCTGA
- the garR gene encoding 2-hydroxy-3-oxopropionate reductase: MKIGFIGLGIMGKPMAKNLLKAGHEVVCFDVNKDNVENVVAAGAKAAASAADVASQVPLVITMLPNSPHVKSVVMGEGGVLEGAAEGLILIDMSSIAPLASQEVEKACAQKKVRMLDAPVSGGEPKAVDGTLAIMVGGEKALFEEVREILLVMGSSAVHCGPIGAGNTTKLANQVIVALNIAAVAEAFTLVRKAGVDPHLVFEAIKGGLAGSTVMNAKAPMMMDSNFKPGFKIDLHIKDLANALDTGHGVGSPLPLTALAREMMETLHADGFGGDDHSALARYYAKLSGTAIGE; encoded by the coding sequence ATGAAGATTGGATTCATCGGACTAGGCATCATGGGCAAGCCCATGGCAAAGAACCTGCTGAAGGCGGGCCACGAGGTGGTGTGCTTCGATGTGAACAAGGATAACGTGGAGAACGTGGTGGCGGCCGGGGCGAAGGCGGCGGCGAGCGCGGCCGACGTAGCCTCCCAGGTCCCCCTGGTGATCACGATGCTGCCCAACAGCCCCCACGTCAAGAGCGTGGTGATGGGCGAGGGCGGGGTGCTGGAGGGGGCGGCCGAGGGCCTGATCCTCATCGACATGTCCTCCATCGCCCCGCTTGCGAGCCAGGAGGTGGAGAAGGCCTGCGCGCAGAAGAAGGTGCGCATGCTGGACGCGCCGGTTTCCGGGGGTGAGCCGAAGGCGGTGGACGGGACGCTTGCGATCATGGTGGGCGGAGAGAAGGCCCTCTTCGAAGAGGTGAGGGAGATCCTGCTGGTGATGGGCTCCAGTGCGGTGCACTGCGGGCCGATCGGGGCGGGGAACACGACCAAGCTGGCCAACCAGGTCATCGTGGCGCTGAACATAGCGGCGGTGGCGGAGGCGTTCACGCTGGTGCGCAAGGCGGGTGTGGACCCGCACCTGGTGTTCGAGGCGATCAAGGGCGGACTTGCGGGCAGCACGGTGATGAACGCCAAGGCGCCGATGATGATGGATTCGAACTTCAAGCCGGGCTTCAAGATCGACCTGCACATCAAGGACCTGGCCAACGCGCTGGACACGGGCCACGGGGTGGGCTCCCCGCTTCCCTTGACGGCCCTTGCACGCGAGATGATGGAGACCCTGCACGCCGACGGCTTCGGAGGCGACGACCACAGCGCCCTGGCCCGCTACTATGCGAAGCTGTCCGGCACCGCAATCGGGGAGTGA
- a CDS encoding RraA family protein produces MKYLTEAQLEELRQFDTPTVCNAIEKFKLRSKTEGFTSPAIKALFPDRKPIVGYACTAKISARYPGTKENEETLYAYYQSILDCPSTPISIIQDIDEEPIGSFWGEVQTTVHKALGCMGVVTNGGVRDLDEAYSLGFTYLASCTLVSHGYIHMEATGTPVEIGGLIVRPGDLIHADKHGAVLIPNEVADQVADACRQMQQAELPVLNGCKATEDGKLDLADLRLWRAEMAKLRSK; encoded by the coding sequence ATGAAGTATTTGACAGAAGCGCAATTAGAGGAACTCAGACAGTTTGATACCCCGACAGTGTGTAACGCCATCGAAAAGTTCAAGCTGAGAAGCAAGACCGAAGGATTCACCTCACCGGCCATCAAGGCACTCTTTCCTGATAGAAAACCAATCGTCGGCTATGCCTGCACTGCAAAAATCAGTGCCAGGTATCCGGGAACCAAGGAGAACGAGGAGACGTTGTATGCGTATTATCAGTCCATTCTCGATTGTCCTTCGACACCCATTTCCATCATTCAGGATATCGATGAAGAGCCGATCGGCTCCTTCTGGGGAGAAGTGCAGACTACTGTACACAAGGCGCTTGGTTGCATGGGTGTGGTGACCAACGGCGGGGTGCGCGATCTCGACGAGGCCTACTCGCTGGGCTTTACCTATCTTGCCTCCTGTACCTTGGTTTCTCATGGATACATTCATATGGAGGCAACCGGTACTCCGGTGGAAATCGGCGGCCTGATCGTGCGTCCCGGCGATCTCATCCATGCCGACAAGCACGGTGCTGTCTTGATCCCCAACGAAGTTGCCGACCAGGTTGCCGATGCCTGCCGTCAGATGCAACAGGCTGAGCTTCCCGTCCTCAATGGATGCAAGGCGACCGAGGACGGTAAACTGGATCTTGCTGATTTGCGCCTGTGGCGTGCCGAGATGGCAAAGCTGCGCAGCAAGTAA
- a CDS encoding alpha-N-arabinofuranosidase, translating to MKCTIHAARQFTRGTVDPRLFGSFVEQLGRAVYGGVYEVDHPASDEEGLRTDVMNLVRELDVPVVRFPGGNYVSNFNWEDSIGPKESRPTRLDLAWKALDPNQFGLQEFMHWARKVGTEPMMVFNLGTRGLAEARELVEYCNHPGGSYLSDLRKQHGSPEPFAIKLWGLGNEMDGPWQVGHKTAEEYGRLACEVAKAVKLFDPSLELVACGSSNVFMPTFPQWEETVLDHAYEVVDYLSLHMYFRNEEKDIATFLACSAGMDSFIETVVHVCDYVKAKKRSKKTMYLCFDEWNVWFHSLQKDKEQKPWIVGPSLLEDVYTFEDALVVGCLLNSLLRHCDRVKIACLAQLVNTIAPIMTETGGPAWRQTIYWPFYYASKYGRGEVLDCRVEVGSYENAQYGTIPYADTLLVHHPDTGEIDMFVVNRHQRQALAIELDLSGFSGSYTLFEHIALEHKDLYAVNDKLHPDEVVPKQISHGDIGSVVEVAPLTWNLLRFHP from the coding sequence ATGAAGTGTACGATACATGCCGCCAGGCAATTTACCCGGGGAACCGTAGATCCCAGATTGTTCGGTTCATTTGTCGAGCAACTTGGAAGGGCTGTATATGGAGGTGTCTACGAGGTGGACCACCCTGCATCGGACGAGGAGGGCCTTCGCACTGATGTGATGAACCTTGTCCGTGAACTTGATGTTCCGGTGGTTCGATTCCCCGGTGGCAACTATGTATCCAATTTCAATTGGGAGGATTCAATAGGGCCAAAGGAAAGCCGTCCCACCCGTCTGGATTTGGCTTGGAAGGCCCTCGATCCGAACCAATTCGGCCTGCAGGAGTTCATGCATTGGGCCAGGAAAGTAGGAACAGAGCCGATGATGGTGTTCAACCTCGGGACTCGAGGCCTCGCTGAAGCCAGGGAGCTTGTTGAATATTGCAATCACCCCGGAGGATCCTATCTGAGCGACCTGAGAAAGCAACATGGCTCACCTGAGCCGTTTGCCATCAAGCTGTGGGGTTTGGGTAATGAGATGGACGGCCCCTGGCAGGTCGGACACAAGACCGCCGAGGAGTATGGTCGTCTGGCATGTGAAGTGGCAAAGGCGGTGAAGCTGTTCGACCCGTCCCTTGAACTGGTTGCCTGTGGTAGTTCCAATGTTTTCATGCCTACATTTCCCCAGTGGGAGGAAACCGTGCTCGACCATGCCTATGAGGTGGTTGATTATCTCTCTTTGCACATGTATTTCCGCAATGAGGAGAAGGATATCGCAACCTTTCTCGCTTGCTCGGCTGGTATGGATTCCTTTATTGAAACCGTCGTACATGTATGCGACTACGTAAAGGCAAAAAAGCGGTCAAAGAAGACGATGTACCTCTGCTTTGATGAGTGGAATGTATGGTTCCATTCCCTCCAAAAGGATAAGGAGCAAAAACCCTGGATTGTAGGTCCCTCCCTGCTGGAGGATGTCTATACCTTCGAGGATGCCCTGGTGGTTGGCTGTCTTCTGAACAGCCTGCTCCGGCACTGCGACCGGGTAAAAATTGCCTGCCTCGCCCAGTTGGTGAACACCATAGCCCCGATCATGACTGAAACAGGAGGGCCTGCCTGGAGGCAGACCATTTACTGGCCGTTCTATTATGCATCCAAATACGGCAGGGGAGAGGTATTGGACTGTCGTGTCGAGGTTGGCTCTTATGAGAATGCACAGTATGGAACCATCCCGTATGCCGATACCCTTTTGGTGCATCATCCTGATACCGGTGAGATTGATATGTTTGTGGTGAACCGTCATCAACGGCAGGCGTTGGCCATCGAGTTGGACCTGTCCGGTTTTTCTGGTTCGTATACGCTATTCGAGCATATTGCATTGGAGCATAAGGACCTGTATGCGGTGAATGACAAGCTCCATCCCGATGAAGTTGTGCCGAAACAGATCTCCCATGGTGATATCGGTTCGGTTGTGGAGGTTGCTCCGCTGACGTGGAATCTCCTGCGGTTTCATCCATAA
- a CDS encoding sugar phosphate isomerase/epimerase family protein — protein MHEALSSYMKVGLIHFMAYPVSSGEGPIVETFKKIAADPFFEAVEVTWIRDSEARKQVRFMKDTAALTLAYGAQPRLLSTKMNINDLDEKKRLLAVANLKEGIDEAYELGASSFAFLSGKYEEATVEASYQALVASTKEICAYAASKGTLKIALEVFDYDIDKKSLIGPASLAKRYAKEIRTEYPEFGLLVDLSHIPLLHETIEESLMPVKKYITHAHMGNCVVKDSSLPGYGDLHPRFGFPGGENDVQELADYLQCLLSIGFLNKEKRPIVSFEVKPFGSEDPDLVVANAKRTLLLAWNRVKPIKD, from the coding sequence ATGCACGAAGCGTTATCCAGCTATATGAAAGTCGGCCTCATCCACTTCATGGCCTATCCGGTTTCAAGCGGGGAAGGTCCGATCGTTGAAACATTCAAGAAAATCGCCGCAGATCCTTTCTTCGAAGCTGTGGAAGTAACGTGGATCCGCGATAGTGAAGCAAGGAAGCAGGTTCGATTCATGAAAGATACAGCCGCCCTTACGCTCGCCTATGGAGCCCAGCCGAGACTGCTTTCCACCAAGATGAATATAAACGATTTGGATGAGAAGAAACGGCTTTTGGCAGTGGCAAACTTGAAAGAAGGCATTGATGAAGCCTATGAACTGGGTGCGAGCTCCTTTGCCTTCCTCAGCGGCAAATATGAAGAAGCAACAGTGGAAGCATCCTATCAGGCATTGGTGGCATCCACCAAGGAAATCTGCGCGTATGCAGCATCGAAAGGTACTTTGAAAATTGCTCTGGAAGTCTTCGATTACGACATCGATAAGAAGAGCCTCATCGGACCTGCATCACTGGCCAAGCGGTATGCAAAAGAGATTCGCACGGAGTACCCCGAGTTTGGCTTGCTGGTCGACCTCAGCCATATTCCCCTGCTCCATGAGACCATCGAAGAGTCATTGATGCCGGTCAAGAAATACATCACCCACGCCCACATGGGAAATTGCGTCGTCAAGGACTCTTCCCTTCCCGGATATGGAGACCTGCACCCCCGCTTCGGGTTCCCGGGAGGCGAGAACGATGTACAGGAACTGGCCGATTACCTGCAGTGCCTGTTGTCCATCGGATTCCTGAACAAGGAGAAGCGCCCGATTGTCAGCTTTGAAGTGAAGCCATTCGGCAGCGAGGATCCCGATTTGGTGGTTGCCAATGCAAAAAGGACACTGCTGCTCGCATGGAACAGGGTTAAACCGATAAAAGACTAG
- a CDS encoding tripartite tricarboxylate transporter TctB family protein: MKTLKPYLQAKVTIPFFMQVALIIYVISALQLAPPMVDGLLSESSFPFLIFLIASPAAIKLFLDGLKAIKKEIAETGSVVVVKKKKSIKPALIVLIMAVFILLFEILGFTILAPLYVFFFMLIYDDKPQDIVKKIIYALLIGVVVYVMYVIGFDIRFPELWR, encoded by the coding sequence ATGAAAACTCTTAAGCCGTATCTGCAAGCAAAGGTGACAATTCCCTTCTTTATGCAGGTTGCCCTTATCATCTATGTAATCAGTGCGTTACAGTTGGCGCCTCCAATGGTTGATGGCTTGCTCAGCGAGTCATCGTTTCCCTTCTTGATTTTTTTAATTGCATCACCGGCAGCAATAAAGCTTTTTCTTGATGGCTTGAAAGCTATTAAGAAAGAAATCGCTGAAACCGGCTCAGTGGTTGTTGTCAAAAAAAAGAAAAGTATCAAACCTGCATTGATTGTCCTCATCATGGCTGTGTTTATCCTGCTGTTTGAAATACTTGGTTTTACCATCCTTGCTCCGCTCTACGTATTTTTCTTTATGTTGATCTATGATGATAAACCCCAGGATATCGTGAAGAAGATCATCTATGCGCTCTTGATCGGGGTGGTTGTGTACGTCATGTATGTCATCGGTTTCGACATCAGATTCCCTGAGCTTTGGAGGTAA
- a CDS encoding hydroxyacid dehydrogenase yields MKTVLIPEDIAEVGKAYLRERGYSIRMGRGTDKASLLADIADVDAVLFRNEAYDKEILDAAKQVKVMARHGVGVDKVDLAHAEELGIWVTNGATSNSNSVAEMTIGFIIALGRNLLESNKAAHAADYGFRNRKAGMDLEGKTLALLGYGKIGKLVAKKAHYGLGMKVYAYDPLLDQMDKPDYVHKLDHFDDAFRIGDYVSAHYPASEQNNKTITIDQFRLMKQSAYFLNLARGEILVEADLLEALQQGLIAGAALDVMNDEPPKADNPLLAIEHLLLTPHNAALTSDAKIRMALFAAQGIDEVLSGKTPSWPVNNPPVPRASMEVL; encoded by the coding sequence GTGAAAACGGTACTAATTCCCGAGGATATCGCCGAGGTGGGCAAAGCCTACCTTCGTGAACGGGGCTATTCCATACGCATGGGCAGAGGGACCGACAAGGCCTCCCTGCTTGCCGATATTGCTGATGTCGATGCGGTTTTGTTTCGCAACGAAGCGTATGACAAGGAAATCCTCGATGCTGCGAAGCAGGTGAAGGTCATGGCCCGGCATGGGGTGGGAGTAGACAAGGTCGATCTGGCCCATGCCGAAGAATTGGGGATTTGGGTGACCAACGGAGCCACTTCAAATTCCAACTCGGTGGCGGAGATGACGATCGGTTTCATCATCGCGCTCGGTCGTAACCTGCTGGAGAGCAACAAAGCCGCCCATGCCGCCGATTACGGTTTTCGCAACCGCAAGGCGGGCATGGATCTTGAAGGGAAAACGCTCGCGTTGCTGGGCTACGGAAAAATCGGCAAGCTGGTGGCAAAGAAAGCACATTATGGACTTGGTATGAAGGTGTATGCCTATGATCCCTTGCTCGATCAAATGGATAAACCCGACTATGTCCACAAACTGGACCACTTCGATGATGCATTCCGTATAGGAGACTATGTTTCGGCGCACTATCCAGCAAGTGAGCAGAACAACAAGACAATTACCATCGATCAGTTCAGATTGATGAAACAAAGTGCGTATTTTTTGAATCTTGCACGCGGTGAAATCTTGGTGGAAGCTGACTTGCTTGAGGCGTTGCAACAGGGTTTGATAGCTGGAGCGGCACTTGATGTGATGAACGATGAACCGCCTAAGGCGGATAATCCGTTGCTGGCGATTGAGCATTTGTTGCTTACTCCGCATAATGCAGCACTGACAAGCGATGCAAAAATCCGCATGGCGCTGTTTGCAGCCCAAGGAATTGATGAAGTGTTGTCCGGAAAGACTCCTTCCTGGCCGGTCAACAATCCGCCTGTACCACGAGCATCCATGGAGGTTCTATGA
- a CDS encoding dihydrodipicolinate synthase family protein yields MDTSFIKGIIPPIVTPIKEDETLDETALRKLIDFVIEGGCSGILAFGSNGEFYMMEEDEMERALSVMMDQAAGRVPVYMGVGNIRTTKCIRLARMGASMGAKAVSILQPMFIKPTDEELKGHIRSIAASVPDTAVLLYNNPGRCGYAMSQELVEELAHSVPNLVGMKDSSGDLTQTIEFIRRNADVNFRVMCGKDTLIYSGLCVGAVGAVCSTANYLPKLVCSIYDKYVSGDLKGSLEAQWELNPIRLATDKSSFPVATKDLANLVGMQVGSPFLPNLSSPPKQIEHLKRQLVDGGFEVVG; encoded by the coding sequence ATGGATACTTCCTTCATCAAGGGGATCATCCCCCCGATCGTGACCCCGATCAAAGAGGACGAGACGCTGGACGAGACTGCGCTTCGCAAGCTCATCGACTTCGTCATAGAAGGCGGGTGCTCGGGCATCCTGGCCTTCGGCTCCAACGGGGAGTTCTACATGATGGAGGAGGATGAGATGGAAAGGGCCCTGTCGGTCATGATGGACCAGGCGGCCGGCCGGGTGCCGGTGTACATGGGCGTGGGAAACATCCGCACCACCAAGTGCATCCGCCTCGCCCGGATGGGCGCCTCGATGGGAGCGAAGGCCGTCTCGATCCTGCAGCCGATGTTCATCAAGCCCACCGACGAGGAGCTGAAGGGCCACATCAGAAGCATAGCCGCATCGGTGCCCGATACGGCGGTGCTCTTGTACAACAACCCCGGGCGCTGCGGCTACGCGATGAGCCAGGAGCTGGTAGAGGAGCTTGCACACTCGGTGCCCAACCTTGTGGGCATGAAGGACTCCAGCGGGGACCTGACGCAGACCATCGAGTTCATCAGGCGAAACGCCGACGTGAACTTCCGCGTGATGTGCGGCAAGGACACGCTGATCTACTCGGGCCTGTGCGTCGGGGCCGTGGGGGCTGTGTGCTCTACGGCCAACTACCTGCCCAAGCTTGTCTGCTCGATCTACGACAAGTACGTGAGCGGGGACCTGAAGGGTTCTTTGGAGGCGCAGTGGGAGCTGAACCCGATCAGGCTGGCAACCGACAAGTCGAGCTTCCCTGTTGCGACCAAGGACCTGGCGAACCTGGTGGGCATGCAGGTGGGAAGCCCGTTTTTGCCCAACCTGAGCTCGCCGCCCAAGCAGATCGAGCACCTGAAGAGGCAGCTGGTCGACGGCGGCTTCGAGGTGGTCGGCTGA
- a CDS encoding tripartite tricarboxylate transporter permease, with translation MDQILQILAGTTVVFQPLSLLYLSIGFFIGIIFGALPGLTSMLAIVLLLPMTYTMPMTYALIMCMGVYMSGIYSGSITAITINIPGAPSALMTCLEGYPMMRKGLGAKAIGHATIGSAIGGSIGALLLIFVSPMAVSLALKIRTPGKFSLILFALVVIVIVEKKRMKAILTMAFGIMLATVGMDPLKSVSRFTFGIPNLIEGIDLTTLIIGAFAISELFDQAMVNNAEYKKITSAANSVKFKRREFFPTFQEMKEAGWKTYLKSSLIGYIIGVLPGAGASMAAFVSYVEAKRVSKHPERFGSGAVDGLVAAETANNAMCGGAMVPMLSLGIPGDGTTAIILGVLMVYGVVPGPDLLVKQMHVMAPMYMALLISAALLLPLSLFLFGPYYLKIVRINRLVLYSSIALIAILGVFAATYSAFQMGLALVIGVVMYFFKKQGYPNVPFILAVILGPLAEQYMRTTMTISSGNPLIFITHFDSLFFLLLTVAFAILLPRANRRADAMEKKAEDKVKL, from the coding sequence ATGGACCAAATACTGCAAATTCTGGCAGGAACAACGGTTGTCTTCCAACCCTTGTCCCTCCTCTATCTTTCGATCGGCTTTTTCATCGGCATCATTTTCGGCGCCCTGCCGGGTTTGACGTCCATGCTCGCAATCGTCCTTCTGCTTCCGATGACCTACACCATGCCGATGACCTATGCCCTGATCATGTGCATGGGTGTCTACATGTCCGGCATCTACTCCGGAAGCATCACCGCAATCACCATCAACATTCCGGGCGCTCCTTCTGCATTGATGACCTGTCTGGAAGGCTATCCGATGATGCGCAAGGGCCTCGGTGCAAAAGCCATCGGCCATGCTACCATCGGTTCGGCCATCGGTGGTTCGATTGGTGCCCTGTTGCTGATCTTCGTCTCTCCCATGGCAGTGAGCCTTGCACTGAAGATCAGGACCCCCGGCAAATTCTCCTTGATACTCTTTGCCCTGGTTGTCATCGTCATCGTTGAAAAGAAACGTATGAAGGCAATCCTCACCATGGCATTCGGCATCATGCTGGCGACAGTCGGGATGGATCCGCTGAAGTCGGTCTCGCGCTTCACCTTCGGTATTCCCAATCTCATTGAAGGCATCGATTTGACCACCCTTATCATCGGCGCTTTCGCGATCAGCGAGTTGTTTGACCAGGCTATGGTCAATAATGCCGAATACAAGAAAATCACATCAGCCGCCAACAGCGTGAAGTTCAAGCGCAGAGAGTTCTTCCCCACCTTCCAGGAGATGAAGGAAGCTGGCTGGAAAACCTATCTCAAGAGCTCCTTGATCGGGTACATCATCGGTGTCCTCCCCGGCGCCGGAGCCTCGATGGCTGCTTTCGTTTCCTATGTCGAAGCCAAGCGGGTGAGCAAGCATCCCGAACGGTTCGGCAGTGGTGCAGTCGATGGTCTTGTTGCCGCAGAGACAGCAAACAACGCCATGTGCGGAGGTGCCATGGTACCGATGCTCTCCTTGGGCATCCCCGGCGACGGGACCACCGCCATCATCCTTGGTGTCTTGATGGTCTATGGTGTCGTACCCGGACCGGACCTGTTGGTCAAGCAGATGCATGTCATGGCTCCCATGTATATGGCCTTGTTGATCAGTGCTGCTTTGTTGCTGCCACTCAGTCTCTTTCTCTTCGGTCCCTATTACCTGAAGATTGTTCGGATCAATCGGTTGGTTCTGTACAGTTCCATCGCCTTGATTGCAATTCTCGGAGTTTTTGCTGCGACCTATTCGGCATTCCAGATGGGCTTGGCCTTGGTCATCGGTGTTGTCATGTACTTCTTCAAGAAACAAGGATACCCGAACGTGCCATTTATCCTGGCAGTAATTCTCGGTCCGCTGGCAGAGCAGTATATGCGTACTACTATGACCATCAGCAGTGGCAATCCGCTTATTTTCATCACCCATTTTGACAGCTTGTTTTTCCTGCTGCTCACCGTGGCTTTTGCGATTCTTCTCCCGCGTGCCAATAGACGGGCGGATGCTATGGAAAAGAAGGCTGAAGATAAGGTGAAGCTGTAA
- a CDS encoding tripartite tricarboxylate transporter substrate binding protein: MRGKRVLVLLALLVVASVALFAQGAPEAYPSKDIEFIVSSGAGGGTDAIARKVSQLAEKDLGAAIYFVNKPGADDAVGPNLLMGAKNDGYTIGNLNYGSIINAPFTGLIKGYELSKVRFFALITQEPDALMVGKNSPYKTFDALIAAAKANPGKIRVADQGIGSRVNLLALKIQDLYGVKFNMISYQGSAPQREAILNGEVDAAITSLGDFAPILNSGDALGVIEFSTVRNAGYPTVPTSKELGLSDSLLSGSFLTLAAPAGTPDDVIAKLETAFEKAATSKEFADWSATVGVTPDFRKGAELKAFLDGKISGETKALQALKDAGVLK; encoded by the coding sequence ATGCGTGGGAAAAGAGTACTTGTCCTTCTTGCATTGTTGGTAGTGGCGTCTGTCGCCTTGTTTGCACAGGGTGCCCCTGAGGCATATCCCAGCAAAGACATTGAATTCATTGTCAGCTCGGGTGCCGGTGGTGGTACTGATGCCATTGCCCGCAAAGTCTCCCAGCTTGCCGAGAAAGATCTTGGAGCAGCAATCTACTTCGTCAACAAGCCCGGTGCCGATGACGCAGTCGGTCCGAACCTGCTGATGGGTGCAAAGAATGATGGATACACCATCGGCAACCTCAACTATGGCTCGATTATCAATGCTCCGTTCACCGGTCTTATCAAGGGATATGAACTGTCCAAGGTTCGCTTCTTTGCTCTGATCACCCAGGAGCCCGATGCCCTGATGGTTGGAAAGAACTCCCCCTATAAGACCTTCGACGCTCTCATTGCTGCTGCAAAAGCCAACCCGGGCAAAATCCGTGTTGCCGACCAGGGTATTGGAAGCCGTGTAAACCTGCTTGCTCTGAAGATCCAGGACCTTTATGGTGTGAAGTTCAACATGATTTCCTACCAGGGTTCCGCTCCCCAGAGAGAAGCAATCCTCAATGGTGAGGTTGATGCTGCCATTACCAGCCTTGGTGACTTTGCTCCCATCCTCAACAGTGGTGATGCTCTTGGTGTGATTGAGTTCAGCACAGTGCGCAATGCCGGCTATCCTACTGTACCCACCAGCAAGGAGCTCGGTCTTTCCGACAGTCTCCTCTCTGGATCCTTTTTAACCCTCGCTGCCCCTGCTGGAACTCCTGATGACGTAATTGCCAAACTGGAAACTGCTTTCGAGAAGGCTGCCACCAGTAAGGAATTTGCAGACTGGTCCGCTACAGTGGGTGTTACTCCTGACTTCAGGAAGGGCGCAGAATTGAAGGCCTTCCTGGATGGCAAGATTTCCGGTGAGACCAAGGCTCTGCAGGCACTCAAGGATGCAGGTGTTTTGAAGTAA
- a CDS encoding FadR/GntR family transcriptional regulator, translated as MDQVLDSLCRDEEDRMVLTLVGYIREKGMKPGDKLPSIRTFSNELGVSQSQVRSGFLRAAAMGVLKIVPRSGCYLADVSLSSIIGPFTLLFEAMYMNVQPPLMDLYELKTTLERGISKRVAAIRTIEDLAELKLLLDAMETVTEHAEMVRLDEAFHEKLANSTRNPLFISLMRVIHSMLRHSRLSYSDFVSEFPQSRKDHRALYEALRDQDALKAADIAEQHSNRRKLLLVKNY; from the coding sequence ATGGACCAGGTCTTGGACAGTCTTTGCAGGGATGAAGAGGATAGGATGGTGCTCACTCTGGTGGGTTACATCCGGGAGAAGGGGATGAAACCCGGTGACAAGCTGCCCTCCATCCGGACCTTCTCCAATGAACTTGGAGTTTCCCAGAGCCAGGTGCGGTCGGGATTCCTGCGGGCGGCTGCAATGGGGGTTCTGAAGATCGTGCCCCGCAGCGGGTGCTACCTGGCCGATGTTTCACTTTCAAGCATCATCGGCCCCTTTACCTTATTGTTTGAAGCCATGTACATGAACGTACAGCCCCCTTTGATGGATCTGTATGAACTGAAGACCACCTTGGAACGTGGAATTTCCAAACGGGTTGCTGCCATTCGTACGATTGAGGACCTTGCAGAGTTGAAACTGTTGCTTGATGCCATGGAGACGGTAACCGAACATGCCGAGATGGTACGTCTTGATGAGGCATTTCATGAGAAGTTGGCGAACAGTACGAGAAATCCTCTCTTTATCTCCTTGATGCGGGTCATTCACTCGATGCTTCGCCATAGCAGGTTGTCCTATTCGGATTTTGTCTCTGAGTTTCCTCAATCAAGAAAGGATCATCGTGCCTTGTATGAGGCACTCCGTGACCAGGATGCCCTGAAAGCTGCCGATATTGCAGAACAACATAGTAACCGACGGAAACTTTTATTAGTGAAGAATTATTAG